A single Defluviitalea saccharophila DNA region contains:
- the cysK gene encoding cysteine synthase A, which translates to MKNIHENLLSLIGKTPLVKLNRMNEGAAEIYAKVEYFNPGGSVKDRIAFAMISQAEKEGLINSDTVIIEPTSGNTGIGLALVAAVKGYKLILTMPETMSIERRMLLKAYGAELVLTPGSEGIKGAVRKAEELKKQYGNAFIPQQFKNLSNPTIHRLTTAQEILQDTDGDIDIFVAGVGTGGTLSGVGEILKEHNPNIKVVAVEPSASAVLSGDMPGPHKIQGIGAGFIPEILNIDVIDEIIKVSNEDAISTARNLAKLEGLLVGISSGAAAYAALTLANRSENKGKRIVVVLPDTGERYLSTGLYS; encoded by the coding sequence ATGAAAAACATTCATGAGAATCTGTTAAGTCTTATAGGCAAGACCCCTCTGGTGAAACTTAACCGTATGAATGAGGGGGCAGCTGAAATTTATGCAAAGGTAGAATACTTTAATCCTGGTGGAAGCGTAAAAGACAGAATTGCTTTTGCTATGATCTCTCAAGCCGAGAAGGAAGGACTAATTAACAGTGATACGGTAATCATTGAACCTACCAGTGGAAATACCGGCATTGGCCTTGCCTTAGTTGCTGCCGTTAAGGGCTATAAACTGATTTTAACAATGCCTGAGACGATGAGCATTGAAAGAAGGATGCTTCTTAAAGCTTATGGCGCAGAGCTTGTACTCACTCCCGGTTCAGAAGGTATAAAAGGCGCTGTAAGAAAAGCTGAAGAGCTTAAAAAGCAGTACGGCAATGCCTTTATCCCGCAGCAGTTTAAGAACCTTTCCAACCCGACAATTCACAGGCTTACCACTGCTCAGGAAATACTACAGGATACTGACGGCGATATAGATATTTTTGTAGCTGGTGTTGGTACAGGGGGAACACTATCCGGTGTTGGAGAAATCCTTAAGGAACATAATCCCAATATCAAAGTCGTTGCTGTGGAGCCTTCTGCTTCAGCCGTACTTTCGGGAGATATGCCGGGACCTCATAAAATACAAGGAATTGGTGCTGGTTTTATTCCTGAGATATTAAATATTGATGTCATTGATGAGATTATCAAAGTCTCAAATGAGGATGCCATCAGTACTGCAAGAAATCTCGCAAAGCTTGAAGGACTATTGGTTGGAATTTCTTCCGGGGCTGCTGCCTATGCGGCTCTTACTCTGGCGAACCGAAGCGAAAATAAGGGTAAGCGCATTGTTGTCGTTTTACCCGATACAGGCGAGCGATATTTATCTACCGGACTTTATTCTTAG
- a CDS encoding arsenate reductase family protein: MIFVCYPKCTTCQKAKKWLEENGVTFEERHIKDNNPSIEELKDWHKMSGLPLKKFFNTSGLLYKELKLKDKLPTMSEEEQYSLLASDGMLVKRPILVGDDFVLVGFKEADWKAALGIQ, translated from the coding sequence ATGATATTCGTATGTTATCCGAAATGCACCACCTGCCAGAAGGCCAAGAAGTGGCTGGAGGAAAATGGTGTAACCTTTGAAGAAAGGCATATCAAAGACAATAACCCTTCTATAGAGGAATTGAAGGATTGGCATAAAATGAGCGGTCTGCCCCTAAAGAAGTTCTTTAATACCAGCGGTCTGTTGTATAAGGAGTTAAAGCTAAAGGATAAGCTACCAACCATGAGCGAAGAAGAACAGTATAGCCTGCTGGCATCGGATGGTATGCTTGTGAAACGTCCTATTCTTGTTGGTGATGACTTTGTATTGGTAGGCTTTAAAGAGGCTGATTGGAAAGCTGCCCTTGGCATCCAATAA
- the cooS gene encoding anaerobic carbon-monoxide dehydrogenase catalytic subunit: protein MSYKYPYLNADMPDKNEVLQKTPNPATKVLIEKITADGNETYLDRFASQQPQCSFGLKGTCCRMCQWGPCRISEKSPRGICGRSQDEIVISNIIRALVSGLAAHGRHAHEIIYTIKGVAEGKINLKLKGTDRIIDMAEKLGLEINNKTLEELAGEIADILVEDLSRMNNQNIRLLEVFAPQERKDLWSKLDILPRSAAYEVMEALHMTTLGSCTDWKAIAGQEKRSALAYCYSTLFGSSLATEILFGVPEPKETEVNYGIMKEDHVNILVHGHSPVMIEKVLEKINLPEIQQLAKDYGAKGIVIGGLCCTGTELLARYGIPTVTNILGQEFAIGTGAVDCVVVDMQCVIPGMKILADCYGTKIITTCNSNRIPGAVHLPFDPEKPETLDEDAYIIAKTAVEAYKDRDRSKIKIPKEITKAYGGWSFESIVKAFGGIKNLAKLLKDGTLKGIATVVGCNSPKVAYESNHVTIVKKLLEWDVLVLTTGCSSHALLNAGLCSQEASELCGNGLKAIIEQYNVPPVMAVGGCVDNTRTLRLFMALTEEMGIAIKDMPFMFVGPEPGNEKTVGQGLSFLMHGVSNLVGFPAPIPVPMPKPVKGSTDGEMERGSNNIADYFGGNGALEELGAKIYTEPYPELAAQTIKMHIKRKRNNLGWK, encoded by the coding sequence ATGAGCTATAAATATCCGTATTTGAATGCAGATATGCCAGATAAAAATGAAGTACTGCAGAAAACACCAAATCCAGCAACCAAAGTGTTGATAGAGAAAATTACCGCAGATGGCAACGAGACTTATCTTGATAGATTTGCCAGCCAACAGCCTCAATGCAGTTTTGGACTTAAAGGTACCTGCTGCAGAATGTGCCAATGGGGACCTTGCCGCATCTCTGAGAAAAGCCCCAGGGGGATTTGTGGAAGAAGCCAGGACGAAATTGTAATCAGCAACATTATAAGAGCCCTTGTATCCGGGCTTGCCGCCCACGGAAGGCATGCCCACGAAATCATATACACAATAAAGGGTGTCGCAGAAGGCAAAATCAATCTCAAACTTAAAGGTACCGACAGAATAATCGATATGGCAGAAAAACTGGGGTTAGAAATAAACAATAAAACCCTCGAGGAATTAGCAGGGGAAATTGCAGACATACTCGTTGAAGACCTGTCAAGAATGAACAATCAAAACATTCGGCTCCTTGAAGTTTTTGCCCCACAAGAAAGAAAAGATCTATGGAGCAAACTGGATATTCTTCCTCGTTCGGCAGCGTATGAAGTCATGGAGGCTCTGCACATGACGACCCTCGGAAGCTGTACCGACTGGAAAGCTATTGCAGGGCAGGAAAAACGCTCAGCCCTGGCTTACTGCTACAGCACCCTATTTGGTTCTTCCCTTGCCACAGAAATACTCTTCGGTGTTCCTGAACCTAAGGAAACAGAAGTAAACTACGGTATTATGAAGGAAGATCATGTCAATATACTGGTTCATGGCCACTCTCCTGTCATGATTGAAAAGGTGCTTGAAAAAATCAATCTTCCTGAAATCCAACAGCTTGCAAAAGATTACGGGGCTAAAGGAATTGTTATCGGAGGCCTTTGCTGTACAGGTACCGAACTGCTGGCGAGGTATGGCATACCAACGGTTACAAATATACTGGGACAGGAGTTTGCAATAGGTACTGGTGCGGTAGATTGCGTCGTTGTTGATATGCAATGCGTTATCCCAGGCATGAAAATACTTGCCGACTGCTACGGCACAAAAATCATTACCACATGTAATTCAAACCGAATTCCAGGTGCCGTACACCTTCCCTTTGATCCTGAAAAACCTGAGACCCTTGATGAAGATGCCTATATCATCGCTAAAACAGCTGTTGAAGCTTATAAAGACAGAGACAGAAGCAAAATTAAAATTCCTAAAGAAATTACAAAAGCTTATGGCGGATGGAGCTTCGAAAGTATTGTGAAAGCCTTCGGTGGTATCAAAAATCTCGCAAAACTATTAAAAGACGGTACCCTCAAGGGAATTGCGACCGTTGTGGGCTGCAATAGCCCCAAAGTCGCTTATGAAAGCAACCACGTCACTATTGTAAAGAAGCTCCTCGAATGGGATGTCCTTGTATTAACTACAGGGTGCAGCTCCCATGCTCTTTTAAACGCAGGACTGTGCAGCCAGGAAGCATCAGAGCTCTGCGGCAACGGTCTAAAAGCTATTATAGAACAGTACAATGTGCCTCCGGTAATGGCTGTAGGGGGATGTGTTGATAACACCAGAACTTTAAGACTTTTTATGGCCTTGACTGAGGAAATGGGCATTGCAATTAAAGATATGCCGTTTATGTTTGTGGGCCCTGAACCTGGAAATGAAAAGACGGTAGGACAGGGTTTAAGCTTCCTGATGCATGGTGTATCCAATCTCGTAGGCTTCCCTGCCCCAATCCCTGTACCAATGCCAAAACCGGTTAAAGGCTCTACCGATGGTGAAATGGAACGGGGAAGCAACAATATTGCAGATTATTTTGGAGGAAACGGAGCCCTTGAAGAACTGGGCGCAAAAATTTATACCGAGCCATATCCTGAACTAGCAGCTCAAACTATAAAAATGCATATCAAGCGAAAAAGAAATAATCTTGGTTGGAAATAG
- a CDS encoding pyridoxamine 5'-phosphate oxidase family protein yields MFREMRRIKQLLSMEETEAVMNRCTNGVMACIGDEGYPYAVPLSYVYYNGKIYFHSAKAGHKVDAILKNPKVSFTVIDEDTIVSKEYTSYFRSAIAFGKARITEGTEYQEAFRVLVEKYSGDQPEEEKQNKISRCDQAYIIAIDIEHITGKEAIEYVRAKNNSHL; encoded by the coding sequence ATGTTTAGAGAAATGAGGAGAATTAAACAGTTATTATCTATGGAAGAGACAGAAGCTGTAATGAACAGATGCACAAATGGGGTTATGGCATGCATTGGTGACGAAGGTTATCCCTATGCAGTTCCTCTCAGCTATGTGTATTATAATGGGAAAATATATTTTCATTCAGCAAAAGCAGGCCATAAAGTAGATGCTATTTTGAAGAATCCAAAGGTTTCTTTTACGGTAATAGACGAAGATACGATCGTTAGTAAGGAATATACTTCTTATTTCCGCAGTGCGATTGCCTTTGGAAAAGCAAGAATTACAGAAGGTACTGAATATCAGGAGGCATTTAGAGTTTTAGTTGAAAAGTATTCGGGAGACCAGCCTGAAGAAGAAAAACAAAATAAAATCAGCAGATGTGATCAAGCATATATTATTGCAATTGATATCGAACATATTACCGGTAAGGAAGCCATTGAATACGTTAGAGCAAAGAACAATAGCCATTTATAG
- a CDS encoding ABC transporter permease — translation MSRLKKLINTIIGLLLLIALWQGIVLTGKYDSSLLPSPLKVLEAMGELIENGTLLTHIRVSLYRFSAGYLCAVAAGIVFGLILGWFNKLWGIIDPIVQVLRPISPIAWFPFIVLWFGIGDTPAIVIIFIAAFFPVLLSTVSAVSKVDQIYLKVAKNFGIKQPHILTKIVFPAAFPYIATGLHLALGSAWVFLVAGEMVGAQSGLGYLIIDARNNIRPDLVLAGIIFIGISGLLLDRLIRLLEHWIGKNWGIVPNERGL, via the coding sequence ATGAGCAGATTAAAGAAGTTAATAAATACAATAATCGGATTGTTACTTTTGATTGCGCTCTGGCAGGGAATTGTACTGACAGGAAAGTATGACAGTTCCCTGCTTCCCTCTCCCCTAAAGGTTCTTGAAGCCATGGGGGAACTCATAGAAAACGGGACACTTCTTACACATATAAGGGTCAGCTTATACCGCTTTTCCGCGGGATATCTGTGTGCTGTGGCAGCAGGGATCGTTTTTGGCTTGATCCTTGGATGGTTTAACAAGCTGTGGGGAATCATTGACCCTATCGTACAGGTATTAAGACCCATATCCCCCATAGCCTGGTTCCCCTTTATTGTTCTTTGGTTTGGGATTGGGGATACCCCTGCTATTGTCATCATTTTTATTGCTGCATTTTTCCCAGTACTTTTATCAACCGTATCTGCAGTGAGCAAGGTCGATCAGATATATCTTAAGGTAGCCAAAAATTTTGGAATAAAACAACCTCATATACTGACAAAGATTGTTTTCCCAGCGGCTTTTCCATATATTGCAACAGGACTCCATTTAGCGCTTGGTTCGGCATGGGTTTTTCTCGTTGCAGGTGAAATGGTTGGCGCACAGTCAGGCCTTGGATATCTTATTATCGACGCCAGAAATAACATAAGACCGGATTTGGTTCTGGCAGGGATTATTTTCATTGGAATATCCGGTCTGCTGCTGGACAGATTGATACGGTTACTGGAGCATTGGATCGGTAAAAACTGGGGTATAGTGCCGAATGAAAGGGGGCTCTGA
- a CDS encoding ABC transporter ATP-binding protein codes for MYIQVKNVTKIYTQNAVNAKALEDANLEIKQGEFICLLGPSGCGKTTLLNLIAGFEKPTEGEILLDGQIVNEPSIKYVTIFQNYGLLPWRTVQGNVELGLESLGYDKAKIRKIAEEYIELVGLSAFKKHHPYQLSGGMQQRVAIARALAVDPDIIFMDEPFGALDAMTRMKMQDEISGIWEKKKKTILFVTHDIDESVFLADRIVIMTPHPGKIKSIINVPLARKRDRTHPDFLTIRDKVFAEFEMKEKNKIEYYI; via the coding sequence ATGTATATTCAGGTTAAGAATGTGACCAAAATATACACCCAAAATGCAGTAAACGCAAAAGCACTTGAAGATGCAAATTTGGAAATAAAACAGGGTGAATTTATATGCCTTTTAGGTCCTTCCGGGTGCGGAAAGACAACACTGCTTAATCTGATTGCCGGTTTTGAAAAACCTACGGAGGGAGAAATACTGCTTGATGGGCAAATTGTGAATGAACCATCCATAAAATATGTAACCATTTTTCAAAACTATGGTCTGCTACCCTGGAGGACTGTTCAGGGCAATGTGGAACTGGGTTTGGAATCTCTGGGCTATGACAAAGCAAAGATCAGGAAAATTGCCGAAGAATACATCGAACTGGTTGGGCTTAGTGCGTTTAAAAAGCATCATCCTTATCAACTCTCAGGAGGTATGCAGCAGAGAGTTGCCATAGCCAGGGCTTTAGCGGTAGACCCTGATATCATTTTTATGGATGAACCTTTTGGCGCCTTGGATGCAATGACCCGGATGAAAATGCAGGATGAAATCTCTGGTATCTGGGAGAAGAAGAAAAAGACCATTCTCTTCGTGACCCATGATATTGATGAGTCTGTGTTTCTAGCTGACAGAATTGTCATTATGACTCCTCATCCCGGAAAAATAAAAAGTATTATCAATGTTCCTTTAGCTAGAAAAAGGGATAGGACCCATCCCGATTTCCTCACAATTCGCGATAAAGTATTCGCAGAGTTCGAAATGAAGGAAAAGAATAAAATTGAATATTATATATAA
- a CDS encoding FprA family A-type flavoprotein, with amino-acid sequence MRKLKIADGIHMLTMNVEDILFEGMWELANGVTLNSYIVQGEKTAIIDGVIGWDGVPETLYKSLEEIDVDPQSIDYLIVNHMEPDHSGWISNFRKVKDDFTIICTDKAAKMVSSFYNEDKIRIVKEGDTLDLGEGKVLSFHPVPNVHWPDTMYTYESSTKTLFSCDMFGAFGRMGDHCFDDELTPEEIDFFESEGIRYYSNVMITFTPSVRKAIEKAKALDVKTIAPGHGPVYRANPQKIMDDYYRFAKYAEGSGKNEVTILWGSMYGMTSKAIEHAESILQKEGIKYNKLHMPIESESEMVATAFKSAGIIIAAPTYEYKLFPPVAAALNELGRKKILGKTAFRFGSYGWSGGAENELKEINERNKMKWDFIESVEFEGAPKEEDLKKVEEGVLELIKKMKEKVVE; translated from the coding sequence ATGAGGAAGTTGAAAATTGCAGATGGAATACATATGCTTACTATGAATGTTGAAGACATATTATTTGAAGGAATGTGGGAGCTTGCAAATGGAGTAACTCTTAATTCCTATATTGTACAGGGAGAAAAAACTGCAATCATAGATGGTGTAATCGGTTGGGACGGGGTACCTGAAACCCTTTACAAAAGCTTGGAAGAAATAGATGTTGATCCGCAGAGTATCGATTATTTGATTGTTAATCATATGGAACCAGACCATTCCGGCTGGATATCAAATTTCCGAAAAGTTAAGGATGATTTTACAATCATATGTACGGATAAAGCTGCAAAGATGGTATCTTCTTTTTATAATGAAGATAAGATAAGAATTGTGAAGGAAGGAGATACTTTAGACCTTGGAGAAGGTAAAGTATTGAGTTTTCATCCAGTACCAAATGTTCACTGGCCAGACACTATGTACACCTATGAAAGCTCTACAAAAACGCTTTTCTCATGCGATATGTTTGGAGCATTTGGTAGAATGGGAGATCATTGCTTTGATGATGAGCTGACTCCTGAAGAGATAGACTTCTTTGAATCTGAAGGAATAAGATATTATTCCAATGTAATGATTACTTTTACACCTAGTGTAAGAAAGGCAATTGAGAAAGCAAAAGCACTGGATGTAAAGACTATAGCACCTGGACATGGCCCGGTTTATAGAGCAAATCCTCAAAAAATCATGGATGATTATTATAGATTTGCCAAATATGCTGAAGGCTCAGGGAAGAATGAAGTCACAATATTGTGGGGTTCCATGTATGGAATGACTTCAAAAGCAATTGAACATGCTGAAAGTATACTTCAAAAAGAAGGCATCAAATACAACAAGCTGCATATGCCCATTGAAAGTGAAAGTGAAATGGTCGCAACTGCTTTTAAATCTGCAGGAATCATTATTGCGGCACCTACTTATGAGTACAAGCTTTTCCCACCGGTTGCAGCAGCTTTAAATGAGCTTGGCAGAAAGAAGATTTTAGGCAAAACAGCATTTAGATTTGGGTCCTATGGATGGTCTGGCGGTGCAGAGAATGAGCTGAAAGAAATCAATGAAAGAAATAAGATGAAATGGGATTTCATTGAATCTGTAGAGTTTGAAGGAGCACCCAAGGAAGAAGATCTTAAGAAAGTGGAAGAGGGAGTATTAGAACTTATCAAAAAGATGAAAGAGAAAGTAGTAGAATAA
- a CDS encoding ABC transporter substrate-binding protein, which yields MKIFKRIITIAISTFLLAVALSACGGTQNVNTQENVTNTKDDSEKQTIKIAYLPITHALPLYVENEFGQQDFENINIELVKFGSWPELMDALNTGSVDGASVLIELAIKAKEQGIDLKAAALGHRDGNVVVVSQDINETRDLKGKIFAIPHRLSTHNILLYQMLKDAGLSLSDLEIVELPPPEMPAALAEGRISGYLVAEPFGAKAVANGKGKVLYHSKDIWEDSVCCSLVLRGDFIKNNATAAEKLLKGYIAAGEYIDAKGEKVQEISKNYMNVEQNVLDLSMEWISYNDLKIYEKDYNDLTKYLVEIGLSENPPSYEDFVDNSLIDKVK from the coding sequence ATGAAGATTTTTAAAAGAATTATTACTATAGCTATTTCTACTTTTTTATTAGCAGTCGCACTCTCTGCCTGTGGTGGAACTCAAAACGTCAACACTCAAGAAAACGTCACTAACACTAAAGACGATTCAGAAAAACAAACTATAAAAATAGCCTATCTTCCTATCACGCATGCCCTGCCCCTGTATGTCGAAAATGAATTTGGGCAACAAGACTTTGAGAATATCAATATTGAACTTGTAAAATTCGGTTCATGGCCTGAACTGATGGATGCGCTCAATACCGGAAGTGTGGATGGCGCCTCGGTATTAATCGAGCTTGCCATAAAAGCAAAAGAACAAGGAATTGATTTAAAAGCTGCAGCCCTTGGTCATCGTGACGGAAATGTGGTGGTTGTTTCTCAAGACATTAACGAAACTCGCGATTTAAAAGGTAAAATTTTTGCCATCCCTCACAGACTGTCCACTCACAATATTCTTCTTTATCAGATGTTAAAAGATGCAGGCCTCAGTCTCTCCGATTTAGAAATCGTTGAGCTCCCTCCTCCGGAAATGCCTGCAGCCCTTGCTGAAGGAAGAATATCCGGGTATCTTGTTGCAGAACCCTTTGGAGCAAAAGCAGTAGCCAACGGCAAGGGAAAAGTGCTTTATCACTCTAAAGACATATGGGAAGATTCTGTGTGCTGCAGTCTGGTGCTAAGAGGTGATTTTATAAAAAATAATGCTACTGCTGCAGAAAAGCTTCTAAAAGGATATATTGCTGCCGGTGAATATATTGATGCAAAAGGCGAGAAGGTTCAGGAAATCTCTAAGAACTATATGAATGTAGAGCAAAATGTCCTTGACCTGTCTATGGAATGGATCTCCTACAATGATCTTAAAATTTATGAAAAGGATTATAATGACCTGACAAAATACCTCGTAGAAATAGGCTTGTCAGAGAATCCTCCTTCCTATGAAGACTTCGTAGACAATTCTTTGATTGATAAGGTGAAGTGA
- a CDS encoding ammonium transporter — translation MNITMMVDTLWVLLAAVLVFFMNLGFAAVESGFARAKNTVNILSKNFIVFAVSSLGFMLLGWGLMFGGDHPILGTQNLLILGNSNLDFYKDTLTSDVPFWGKFFFQLVFCGTAATIVSGSVAERVKYISFIVFSFVLTIFIYPIVGHWIWGGGWLGTLGFLDFAGDTVVHSVGGWAALAGAIILGPRHGKYDKDGKPQAIPGHNMSLAVIGLFILWLGWFGFNPGSTMSFQNPADVMHILVTTNTAAITAILTATATSWIFIGKPDLGMTINGCLAGLVGITGSCAYVSVESSMIIGAIAGVLVVFAVLFFDQVKVDDPVGATAVHLVCGVFGTISVGLFAQAGVTSLSTVNGLFFGGGFSLLGVELLGIIAVGIFVFISSALIWLLLDKTIGIRVSLEEEILGLDIGEHGHTAYPDFSVVEPIMASDDENGDTVSIVSPVEVQKEASATISPDVAIPVVNRAHSGAKITKVTIITNQDKLAKLQSSLDKIGITGLTVTNVLGYGMQKGHAEYYRGLPVKTRLLPKVQIDIVVCKIPTETVVATVKKALYTGNMGDGKIFIYDVENVIKIRTGEEGYDALQDEEDE, via the coding sequence ATGAATATTACAATGATGGTTGATACCCTTTGGGTACTGCTTGCAGCAGTGCTAGTGTTCTTTATGAATCTCGGTTTCGCTGCAGTCGAATCCGGTTTCGCCAGAGCAAAAAATACAGTTAACATTCTATCGAAAAACTTTATCGTTTTTGCAGTCTCTTCACTTGGTTTCATGCTGCTTGGGTGGGGACTGATGTTCGGTGGAGATCATCCGATTCTCGGTACGCAAAACCTATTGATTTTAGGTAATTCCAATCTTGATTTTTACAAGGATACTCTTACATCCGATGTACCATTCTGGGGAAAATTCTTTTTCCAGCTGGTATTCTGTGGTACTGCAGCAACCATAGTATCAGGGTCGGTTGCAGAACGTGTTAAGTATATCTCCTTTATCGTGTTTTCCTTTGTGCTTACAATTTTCATTTACCCAATCGTTGGGCACTGGATATGGGGAGGCGGATGGTTAGGTACCCTTGGCTTCCTGGACTTTGCCGGTGATACTGTTGTTCACTCAGTCGGTGGCTGGGCAGCTCTGGCAGGAGCTATTATACTTGGTCCCCGTCACGGAAAATATGATAAAGACGGAAAGCCACAGGCTATCCCTGGTCACAATATGTCTTTAGCAGTTATCGGACTTTTCATCCTGTGGCTTGGATGGTTTGGCTTTAATCCTGGATCTACTATGAGTTTCCAAAATCCTGCAGACGTTATGCATATCCTTGTAACTACCAATACGGCTGCCATTACAGCTATACTTACTGCTACTGCTACATCTTGGATCTTTATTGGTAAACCGGATCTTGGTATGACTATCAACGGCTGTCTGGCAGGACTTGTTGGCATCACTGGAAGCTGTGCTTATGTAAGTGTTGAAAGTTCAATGATTATCGGTGCAATAGCTGGTGTGCTTGTCGTATTCGCCGTACTCTTCTTTGACCAGGTAAAAGTTGATGACCCTGTAGGTGCTACCGCTGTTCATCTAGTTTGTGGTGTTTTTGGTACAATCAGCGTCGGACTTTTTGCTCAGGCAGGCGTAACAAGTCTTTCTACAGTCAACGGTCTATTCTTCGGCGGCGGTTTCTCACTGCTCGGAGTAGAGCTACTTGGTATTATAGCTGTTGGTATATTTGTATTTATCTCATCTGCCCTGATTTGGCTTCTTCTTGATAAAACGATAGGTATCCGTGTTAGCCTTGAAGAGGAAATCTTAGGTCTTGATATTGGTGAACACGGACATACTGCATATCCTGATTTTTCAGTTGTAGAGCCTATTATGGCTTCAGATGATGAAAACGGAGACACAGTCTCCATCGTAAGCCCGGTTGAAGTACAGAAGGAAGCTTCCGCTACAATATCACCGGATGTCGCAATCCCAGTGGTTAACCGAGCACATTCTGGCGCGAAGATAACTAAAGTTACGATTATTACTAACCAGGATAAATTGGCAAAACTTCAGTCCTCCCTTGACAAAATTGGTATTACCGGACTGACGGTTACAAATGTTCTTGGTTATGGTATGCAAAAAGGACACGCGGAATATTACCGTGGTCTTCCGGTAAAAACAAGACTTCTGCCTAAAGTTCAGATTGATATCGTTGTGTGCAAGATACCTACCGAAACAGTGGTTGCCACAGTGAAAAAAGCACTCTATACAGGCAATATGGGCGACGGTAAAATCTTCATTTACGACGTTGAAAATGTTATAAAAATTAGAACAGGTGAAGAAGGATATGACGCCCTTCAGGATGAAGAGGACGAATAA
- a CDS encoding IS6 family transposase: MTIIPKNVVCPRCFSKVLHRFGKDKDGFQRYQCQRCKRQFAPDKPGSPRKRKYPDCPVCGKATFLHHDYTYYSNFRCCDKKCNHSFRVPKLINVQPPSSEFKPESFSFKGMRHPLHIVLHALTYYFCGNSTTRKVAQTLHMVHQVKVSHVTVSKWIKRFAPVFKKIADDRLLGINLCDSDEWHFDETYIKIAGKDYYLWLAIDSETRLVLDFNLSPMRDSASAHSLLSNCRRKFGQPRSAVISDRYYAYQQPASLFFPNAKHIRVEDFDDLINNNVLEAFNGQFKAWYKPKRGFNSFESANRLIATYIFFYNFIRPHSSLNGLTPAQVAGIKYSDKERLFWLLVA, encoded by the coding sequence ATGACCATTATACCAAAAAACGTAGTATGTCCAAGGTGTTTTTCAAAAGTTCTTCACCGTTTTGGTAAGGACAAAGACGGTTTTCAAAGATATCAGTGTCAACGATGCAAACGCCAGTTTGCACCTGATAAACCAGGTTCACCAAGAAAAAGAAAATATCCCGATTGTCCTGTTTGTGGTAAAGCAACTTTTCTTCACCATGACTATACTTATTACTCAAACTTCCGTTGCTGTGACAAAAAATGCAACCATTCTTTTCGAGTACCAAAACTAATTAATGTTCAACCACCTTCTTCTGAATTTAAGCCCGAATCCTTTTCTTTTAAAGGTATGCGCCATCCGCTTCATATTGTTCTTCATGCACTGACTTACTACTTCTGCGGAAATTCAACAACACGGAAAGTCGCTCAAACCTTACATATGGTCCACCAGGTTAAGGTTTCTCATGTAACTGTTTCTAAATGGATCAAGCGCTTTGCTCCTGTATTCAAGAAAATTGCTGATGACAGGCTTTTGGGGATTAATCTTTGCGATTCGGATGAATGGCATTTCGATGAAACTTATATTAAAATTGCTGGTAAAGATTATTACCTCTGGCTCGCCATTGATTCAGAAACCAGATTAGTTCTTGACTTCAATCTTTCCCCTATGCGTGACTCGGCATCTGCACATAGCCTTTTATCTAACTGCAGAAGAAAGTTTGGACAACCCCGGTCTGCTGTCATTTCTGACAGATATTATGCCTATCAGCAGCCTGCTTCTTTGTTCTTCCCTAACGCAAAACATATCCGTGTTGAAGATTTTGATGATTTAATCAACAACAACGTCTTAGAGGCTTTTAATGGTCAATTTAAAGCTTGGTACAAGCCTAAAAGAGGATTTAATTCATTTGAATCTGCCAATAGACTTATTGCTACTTACATCTTCTTTTACAACTTTATACGCCCACATTCCAGCCTCAACGGTCTCACTCCAGCTCAAGTTGCTGGTATAAAATACTCGGATAAAGAACGGTTATTCTGGCTTTTGGTAGCTTGA